A genome region from Nocardia sp. NBC_00565 includes the following:
- a CDS encoding ABC transporter permease, whose translation MPETEIDTAAKLSFDREPALLRTIGTTPRQVRGMAIAIAVPAMIVGVLPGIGLDAFLPRTNARRGCRAGTDRPRDHGRASVASQTSRLVHRELLIFANVEVAVRRPRRTSPVPPRTIATQHIPPARHSDLMYSGQAALPLSDDL comes from the coding sequence ATGCCCGAGACCGAGATCGACACGGCTGCAAAGCTTTCATTCGACCGCGAGCCGGCGCTGCTTCGCACCATCGGGACGACACCTCGCCAGGTGCGCGGCATGGCGATCGCGATCGCGGTTCCCGCGATGATCGTCGGGGTGCTGCCCGGCATCGGGCTCGATGCGTTTCTTCCTCGCACGAATGCTCGACGCGGGTGTCGTGCAGGCACCGATCGACCTCGTGATCACGGTCGGGCGTCCGTCGCATCCCAGACATCTCGACTGGTCCACCGCGAACTGCTGATTTTCGCCAATGTCGAGGTAGCTGTCCGACGCCCCCGGCGAACAAGCCCTGTGCCACCTAGAACCATTGCAACGCAACATATTCCGCCGGCACGACACAGCGATCTCATGTACTCCGGCCAGGCGGCGCTGCCGCTTTCTGACGATCTGTAG
- a CDS encoding phosphopantetheine-binding protein — MSLETDVYGDIADYLENHYSIEIDKVDPSATFEELGLDSLGLLGIADILERKYTISLNDERIASIKTFGELVDTVRSRSEESSTKSA, encoded by the coding sequence ATGAGCCTCGAAACGGACGTGTACGGCGACATTGCCGACTATCTAGAAAATCACTACAGCATCGAGATCGACAAGGTGGACCCCTCCGCGACATTCGAGGAACTGGGTCTGGATTCGCTCGGCCTGCTTGGTATTGCGGACATATTGGAACGAAAGTACACGATTTCGCTGAATGACGAGCGTATCGCCAGTATCAAGACTTTCGGCGAACTCGTCGATACCGTGCGGTCACGCTCGGAGGAATCCAGCACGAAGTCTGCATAA
- a CDS encoding TetR-like C-terminal domain-containing protein has protein sequence MPEELSVSSQVNSTTDIVTSVRDAVLSEIMNGTPVHAVSVAAVARLAGVHETSVYRRWKTRERMILDALTARSEASLVVPDHGSLREDLTDLMKQACDYLGSPIGRSLLQMSVVPTDNPAVGEARRLYFDTRLRAMAPVVERAITRGEVQPGIAAIDVLEPLFASIQLRVILTGMPITPDLPERLVRVVVDGVLSGR, from the coding sequence ATGCCTGAAGAGTTGAGCGTGTCATCCCAGGTCAACAGCACGACAGACATCGTTACTTCCGTTCGTGACGCGGTGCTGTCGGAAATCATGAATGGCACCCCGGTACACGCTGTGTCTGTCGCGGCGGTCGCTCGGCTCGCCGGCGTACACGAGACATCGGTCTATCGACGCTGGAAGACCCGCGAACGCATGATCCTCGACGCGCTGACGGCGCGAAGCGAGGCGTCGCTGGTCGTACCCGACCACGGCTCGCTCCGCGAAGATCTGACGGATCTCATGAAACAGGCGTGTGATTATCTCGGCAGTCCGATCGGGCGATCTCTTTTGCAAATGAGCGTTGTCCCGACGGACAACCCTGCCGTTGGCGAGGCACGGCGACTGTATTTCGACACGCGGCTTCGGGCGATGGCGCCTGTCGTCGAGCGCGCGATCACCCGCGGTGAGGTCCAGCCCGGAATCGCCGCCATTGATGTACTCGAGCCATTATTCGCCTCGATCCAGTTGCGTGTGATCTTGACGGGCATGCCGATAACTCCGGACCTTCCCGAAAGGTTGGTCCGCGTCGTGGTCGACGGAGTCCTGTCCGGACGTTAG